The genomic stretch ctcttcatcatcctcttcatcctcactcGCATCTTGATCATCATTTGATACAAGACTAGTCTTATCATCatcgtcttcttcttcatcatcttcatcttcatcatcatcatcatcatcttcatcctcctcctcactgtcttGTTCCCcactctcatcttcatcatctgattgggactcctccacctgctgcacagctgctttGGAGGAGACTCTGTGGGAAGATGTGGCACAAAATTAACCAGTTCTTAACACCCAGAGGTATGTTAAGACACGTACACATATCTGAGGTTCATACTTTTTCTTCTGAGGTGCTGCCGGTGTcttttcttcatcctcatcttcttcatcactCTCGGCGTCTGACTCTTCTGCATTTGACTCCTTCTTATTATCTATCAGGTAAACAAAACAGTGTCCATGATTATCTTTATTTTGATGTAGACAGTTATTTTAGTTACTATCAGGAGACGTCAatcagtcaagttgcagtttacatccatgtctgtccagaaaGTGgggaagactttgaaggaatttaaaaAATTAACCATTGAGTTGGCAGCCATTTGGCAGACAATGTTTCATacatggatgttgctgcaaagaagctgcaAGTTGTAAAATGTggacgcttcacacacatcttcaacaaggcagcacagaagatctgacATCACATTCACGAGAACgggacaaacaggcagacaacCCAAAAAATGCCTAAGCCATTAAAAGTACCTGTATTTGAGGGTGGCTGTGTGGCAGTATACTGGTGTTTAGCCACAGCCCAGTCAACTGCTACCTGCCGACCTGtgaaataaacaataacatttaaaaaagcagTCACATGATACAAACTAAATAACAAATAATTAACTAAGCTGAGATGTCTACAGTGAACAGTGTTTCTCACATAACAGCAATATTAAGTGTCTCTCACTGACCTTTTATCTCTTTCAGGTTCAGAGCATTAAGCGCTCTCGCAGCCTGAGACACAGTTTTAAACATGACAAATGCAAATCCTCGCATCTTCCCATCTacacaatgaagaaaaaaaacacattgtgtcATCATAATAAGACAACAACCTTCTCAAGGGTCACACGACAAATCAAAGTGGATTATCTGTACATCCAGTAAGATTAATAAAAACCCATTTTTACCAGGTTTGAGGGGAATTTTCGCCTCAAGAACTGTTCCAAAACTGGCACAAACTTGCTTCAGATCTTCTTCAGAGCACTGTAACGACATGGCATGGCATGTGCTACAGGTAAAGCAACAAGTATACCACTTTAACACCAGATATGTCACTGAAGTTCAGAGAGTGGATCAAAGTGAGCTGGTCAGTTGCTGCTTTTCACAACTAAATAACACACTTTACCTTAAAACTGAGGTTCCTTATGATGAGCCTGGCTttcatctggtgtttcctgaAGCCCTTGttcttctgttcattttccTTTGGTGCTGCAGCCGGTTCATCAGGAGCTAAACGAAAGACATGAGAGAGGTTAGAAAATATACATAAAGTGAGCGCTCTCTCGGTCGCTAGTTTTTGAACGCACCATTATACAtacctgttttctttttgttttttagcttcTTCTTCGCCACCGACAGGTGAAGCCTCTGCCCATCGTATTCTTTTACTTCTTTCAAGGCTCGCTGTGCATCCTCCACCATGGAATAGGTGACATAACCAAATCCCCGACATTTTTCTGTGCCTGGTTTAGAAATAAGAATGGGTTATTATGTTAACATTCATGTTTGAATTGTTCTGCATCTCAGGTGTCTTAGTCAACGTACATTAGAGTACACTTTATCGCTGACATATTTAGTAAAATAACTCGAAAAAATGACAGTGACAACTTCACCTTTCTCTCTGACCACGAAGCACTGCTTTATCGGACCAATTTCAGAGAATATTTCCTCTAAGCGTTCGTTTGAAGCTGAAGCTGGTAGAGAACGAACGAATACGGTATGCGTTTGCATGGCTGTCCACTGCCTTGCTAACTTAACGTTAGCTCGCTAATGTTAGCCTTTTGAGCTCGGTAATAACTCACAAACGGGTAGCTGATTTGTTAACAATTAGGCATTGGAAGTTAATATCAAACTAGTCGGTATCACAAGAATCCGTCGGATAAATACGTGTTATTGAACAGTTTAATCTGGACGCCACTAGGTTTCAGACTAAGTCGCATGTTTACAAGTGTGGGCAGCCATCTTGGAAACTAAACGGAAATGGCCTCGAGCCTACACTTCTCTTATCGGCTTGCAGGCCTGTGCGCCGCCTGCCGTCCGGGAGGATTACATGTTACACGCTCCTGGTTGTTTATTAACCAGAAACAATTACAATTAATACAAAAACACGGActacataaaacatgaaaacttaGAATgttctaaaataaaataaaataaaaaacggATAGAATTACATTAAAGGTGGACTGTTGACTCTAATTTGTACTGATTATAAACAATGATTGTAATATGCTGTAATATAAAATGTGCGCTGGTGCAAGTCAAGTACACAAATGGAAAACACAGGACTGGACGGGTTAACATCAGATGAATCTTTAATATAAGAGAAATGATGAACTCATGCCATATATTGAAGCCATAGTGAACACACTGCCCTTGTTATAAGAGGAAGAGAGGTAAGGTTTTACAGTCAGAGATCTTCCCggtccagcacagaggagactctttgaacacagaggagaatTAGCTCtatatttttttcaactgtgcaatagcacaaacactatttattatccatgtTGGCAACAGTAGGTTTTTTTTATAAACTCTACATATTGTTCATATATACCAGCGCAATTCAGtgctatttttttgttttgttttgtttttttcaacagcatttctcaagtgcaattcaACATCTGGCATTGGAACTTAATTTCTCCagcatgcaataaataaagtttaactTCTCTAACAGGATGATGGCAGGTGCCAGGAATTACTGTGTCATTTTCCTTCACAGCTGAGCTTAATGACTTTAGCCTCTTGCTGAAAGGGCTCTGAACACTTTATTCTCTATTCCAGTTTTTCTGCCCATCAGCTACAGAATCTGTTGTACACCTCTGCAGTTACCAGGAATTTactttttgtgtgcatgtgtgtcttgtttgttcATTCAAAGTGGAAATAATTAAtgggacacacaaacaaaactttgtCACTGGAAATTGATAACTCtcctttttaaatgcattttggaATTTCTTCTATAtaagtcagaaaaaaataacatcacaCCTAAAACCAGATGCCTCCACATTTATTTCCAAACCACATACAAGGCAGAAAACATAACaacaaaatgtttcaaacaaaatgagacCCAAAGCTCGACGTCAGAGGCaccatttcattttcaacagcCACATTCAACCAACACATCATTCACCTGTATACATGTTAAAACAATTGAAATTCATACGGTAACTATTAGCAGACATGAACAGTCTCAAAGTCCAACTTGTTATTTGAGGCTTTGGTAGTTTGCAGAAAAGCGGCTCATTTGTTCTGATTTACAGCTGAGCCTCATTATCTCTCACAAGAGGTCATGTGAGGTCCTGAGTGTGTCACAGTGTTATCATGTTGTGCTTTGTTCATCACCGTTAATGAACACCAACACAAAGGCATCTtgaggaaagaagaaatattCTTCTAAGCGATAGCAGACCATCAAAAGAATCAGTTGTTTGCGTAAACATGAAAGGTTGTTCGTGACGAGATTGTGTTTTGGCTCACAGAAAGTAGAAAATAGTGCAAGCACAATGGCATCTGGAAACAACTTGCATTTTCTGCTTCACAACATAAATTATGACAAATGAAAAGTAGGTAATGTAACTTCTGTGATTATACACCCAAAATCCTCCCAAGATCTTTAGTTATTGACCAGAAACTTCTCCACATTCCGGTTCCCTAACAGTGCAATACTCAGTGATAAACAATGTCTGCTTTCACATGCTGGTGCTCACTGTCACAGTGCTGATGTGAGAAGCTTAAATGTACAACTTCAATATAAATCTTACTAACAagtaaacagaaacagcaaataCGCAATCCTTCTTGAGCGTCGCCTGCTGCGTTAACGGTATCGAACAGAAATTCAGAGCAGAAGCATTTACACGTGGCACTTTttgtgatgaaaaagaaaaacaggagcaTGCTCATCATCACTATCAACTAAATCTTAGCGACAGTGTGCGTAGGCGATACAGAGTTAGAGGGGAATGGATACCTGAGCTCACACAACTCAGGTCCATCTGCTTCTGGGCATTCAAGGCGTCAGAGGACTCGCTTGAAATTTAACTCAAAACACAATGTTTCTAACTCACTCAGATGTGCGTGTTTTATGTCGCTTGTAGCTGTAGGCAATTTCACGCAAAGCACCGCTAATGAattgtgctatataaataaaactgcctTGTCCTACTTCATGACGCCTGGAACAAATGTGCTTGCGACTATCTGTGTTCACATCTTTCCACTGACTTTGTTCGCATTCATCTTAAAGATGGAAAATGGAAACGAACGACAGCACTGAACATACTTGTATTTGCTTTGGAAAATTACGCTTGAGTCAACAAAGGTGTTAGTCTAATGTGATCCAGCCTAGTTCAAATAGTgttcttttcattctgttttttagattttatttagTGTTTCAAGGGACTATTATTCATACTGAATGCTGCAATAAGTAGCTGATTAGTCAGTCGACATTAAGTTAATCAGCAACTACTCTAATAAatcatttcagtattttttgaagcagaaatgccaaacatttgtacatttttgctcctcaaatgtgaagatttgatGCTTCTTTGGTGATACATGATGGGACACTGAATATCGTTGaattttttactgtgtttactTTGAGAGAGTATGATTTAATGATGCTAAGGCCTCTTAGACTTTTATTGCACGTTCAGGTGTTACACATTGGCCTCGGGCTGCTATGAGTTGTGCAAACCTCCAGGCGTCACTGTGGTTGCTAAATTTAAAGCCTGGAAGCTTCAAATCTTTTTCcctgacacaaacagagagactttttacagtttgtttatCAAACCTTATTAAATGTATCCTGAGTATATCTCATTTGAGACCCGTTTTGTGAAtcaaattgaactgaattgtAAGTCGACTGCATCCTTACTCCAGCTACATCAATTACTGTAATTAGTACATGTATTGCATTAATGGTTTTCCCAAAGTACATTATCACTGCTACTCTAACACAACGTAGgctaacaaacaagctaatACGTCATTATGTTTAAATGGAACCATCTTACATCTTGGCCTTTAGCGGGGCGATGTGCACTGAGTGGAGAAACGTGTTCAGGCTGGTCAGATACTCTTGTTGGTGCATCTTTAGGTGACCTGCGTGAATTGAATCCTCCCATTTCTTTGCTGTGACATTCACCCCGCGCTTCTGCCAATAATCGATCAATTCCTCTGTAACTTGTGCTTCGCTGAGCGCATCGTTCTCGCAAAAGAAGAACAGTGCGGGAGCGGTGATGGGACTGCTCCAGAACACATCGATGCTTGTTAGAAAGTAGTCCACTGTTTGGCGTTTGAAAATGCGAAAGTATAACAGGGTCATTTGTTTTACCAGCATCTCCCAACGTGGAAAGACAGTCCTGGCAAGacctggacagagaggagaaaatgacacttcattcatttgcactgaaaaaaacattcactcCTATTCCTACATGTACAGTTGGAATGAAATTAATGAATGTGTTAGATCATGTCAATACTGACCTATGGTCATCGTCTCCAGAGAGCCCACCACCAAGCTATCATACACTTGGCCTTTGATCCTCTGTGTGAGCGTCTGATACTTCTGCGTGTCCTGGGAAATAtgcaccagcagctgagcaaaTGTGTAGCCACCAATAGAGAAGGCATGGACAAGCAGGGGGCGGGACACAAAGCGTTCACTCTGGAGCAACTCCAGCAACTTCTTTCCACGATCCAGACCCCAGCGAGGCCACAGGAACTCTTGGGCCTTGTGcaagacaaaacagaaacatttcttcGTCAGTGTCACTATGACACAAGGTCACTTAGGAATGTCTAGAATAGAGGTCTTCAAGGGTCCAGCCTAGTACCCGAGACCCGGCCTGGGACTATTAAGGGTTCAAATCCACATTTTATGTGGACAATTGGATCCGGGATGGGTTCCAATCTGTCACTGCAGGTCCCACGTGTGTTTCACATTATGTGTTATACAAGTGGATCTGAGAAGAGTCGGCCGTGATCAGACAGTGCTGATTACGATGGGAGCAGCGGTCAGACGTGTCCCGGACAACACAGATGACAGCAACTTAGCAACACCAATGCTAGCAGACACGGCAATGAATGAGCAATCGTTATTACAGGTTATA from Chaetodon auriga isolate fChaAug3 chromosome 6, fChaAug3.hap1, whole genome shotgun sequence encodes the following:
- the LOC143321603 gene encoding transmembrane protein 53, which translates into the protein MLGRTALSRCVTAHRLSKNVTFYINESASPVSGCQTPASEEEKPVLVMLPWLGSRPQAISKYCDIYFRTGFDVLVVESEAQEFLWPRWGLDRGKKLLELLQSERFVSRPLLVHAFSIGGYTFAQLLVHISQDTQKYQTLTQRIKGQVYDSLVVGSLETMTIGLARTVFPRWEMLVKQMTLLYFRIFKRQTVDYFLTSIDVFWSSPITAPALFFFCENDALSEAQVTEELIDYWQKRGVNVTAKKWEDSIHAGHLKMHQQEYLTSLNTFLHSVHIAPLKAKM